The following proteins are encoded in a genomic region of Primulina huaijiensis isolate GDHJ02 chromosome 3, ASM1229523v2, whole genome shotgun sequence:
- the LOC140973767 gene encoding plastidial pyruvate kinase 4, chloroplastic-like has product MAGVIATFSITELASFINRTGISDFTYPNSYGKLKVPPCKSSTKLRASRYNISLFQRSGGKLALRTVFHGMPHDNAESYPSHQSVDDPLFICPEDDGNSQQHGNEDSVFICSKNDGNSKRPRKDSQVNPMLELQPTVMKQVNQDSLPDKLKAVQLHILAMEQWNASRLKMCHRNYAASATNMIHFLALKSLDVEQTKEDLSSVGLSDLEDINPFVLPSLSACIQMLVWSRSDSLLSMEGSVEELPIHMSMEYQTENLSRTTMMKMASSNKDLLLGTLQGPRMTHIMVTVGQEVVENDTFVADLINLGTSTFRINCAHGNPEIWGKIISMVKRSSQLLEKPCRVLMDLAGPKLRTGKLKAGPGVAKISPKRNAVGDVLRPAQVWLSPQGAGPPPPHVSPDVIIHVDGQKFLRKLEIDDSVSFSDARGKHRRLRILSKCPMFSGVGFMAECRKTAYVESGTALYAKKKRPKCSVGFVVDVPPSEQFVRLRVGDLLTISRDSSDEGGGLNCTDTGSHRITCPSGYLFDSVKPGDRISFDDGKIWGVIKGISISEVIVSITHAGLKGTKLGSEKSINIPDSDICYEGLTSKDLMDLDFVAAHADMVGISFVRDVNDIILLRQELSKRQISNLGIVLKIETKSGFKKLPLLILEAMKSPNPLGVMIARGDLAVECGWENLADIQEEIISICSAAHVPVILATQVLESLVKSGVPARAEIIDADKGRRTSCVMLNKGKHILKAVSTLDTILNSQCSKTQPELKPLMLSSNVN; this is encoded by the exons ATGGCTGGAGTGATTGCAACTTTCTCGATAACTGAACTGGCATCATTTATAAATCGG ACTGGTATATCTGATTTCACATATCCGAACTCATATGGAAAGTTAAAAGTCCCTCCGTGCAAGTCCAGTACTAAACTAAGAGCTAGTAGATATAACATATCGTTGTTTCAAAGGTCAGGAGGAAAACTCGCGCTAAGAACTGTTTTCCATGGCATGCCACATGACAATGCTGAGAGCTACCCCTCTCATCAATCGGTTGATGATCCACTGTTTATCTGTCCTGAAGATGATGGCAATTCTCAGCAGCATGGAAATGAAGATTCAGTGTTTATATGTTCCAAGAATGATGGCAATTCCAAGAGGCCACGAAAGGATTCACAGGTGAACCCGATGCTCGAATTGCAACCAACTGTTATGAAACAGGTGAACCAAGATAGTCTTCCTGACAAGCTGAAAGCTGTTCAGTTGCATATTCTAGCTATGGAGCAGTGGAATGCATCCAGGCTCAAAATGTGCCACCG AAACTATGCAGCGAGTGCTACCAACATGATACACTTTTTGGCTCTTAAAAGCTTAGATGTAGAACAGACTAAAGAAGACCTTTCTTCTGTTGGACTTTCAGATTTAGAGGACATAAATCCATTTGTTCTTCCAAGCCTTTCTGCTTGCATTCAAATGCTTGTCTGGTCAAGGTCGGACTCCTTGCTAAGCATGGAAGGTTCTGTTGAGGAGCTTCCCATTCACATGAGCATGGAATATCAAACCGAGAACCTCTCAAGGACTACGATGATGAAAATGGCATCGTCTAATAAGGATCtattgcttggaactcttcagGGCCCTAGAATGACTCATATCATGGTAACAGTAGGCCAGGAGGTAGTGGAAAACGACACATTTGTAGCTGATCTTATCAATTTGGGAACCAGCACTTTTCGTATCAACTGTGCGCATGGAAACCCTGAAATTTGGGGTAAGATCATCAGCATGGTGAAGAGAAGCTCTCAGCTTCTGGAGAAACCTTGTCGGGTCCTCATGGACTTAGCTGGACCAAAGCTAAGAACTGGGAAACTGAAAGCTGGTCCAGGTGTGGCTAAAATCTCTCCCAAAAGGAATGCTGTTGGTGATGTCTTGCGCCCAGCCCAAGTTTGGCTTTCACCACAAGGAGCAGGTCCACCACCACCTCATGTATCACCTGATGTTATTATCCACGTGGATGGCCAAAAATTTCTCAGGAAGTTGGAGATTGATGACTCTGTAAGTTTTTCTGATGCCCGAGGAAAGCATAGGAGGCTCAGGATTTTAAGCAAGTGTCCTATGTTTTCTGGTGTTGGGTTCATGGCTGAGTGCCGCAAGACTGCATATGTTGAATCTGGAACAGCATTGTATGCTAAGAAGAAGCGGCCAAAATGCTCCGTTGGTTTTGTGGTGGATGTTCCTCCTTCTGAGCAATTTGTTAGATTGAGAGTTGGTGACTTGCTGACAATATCTCGAGATTCTTCAGATGAAGGCGGTGGGTTGAATTGTACAGACACTGGCTCCCATAGGATAACTTGCCCATCTGGCTATCTATTCGATTCGGTCAAACCAGGAGACCGCATTTCATTTGATGATGGGAAGATATGGGGTGTTATCAAAGGAATTAGCATTTCAGAAGTGATTGTTTCAATCACTCATGCTGGTCTTAAAGGTACAAAACTTGGCTCAGAAAAATCCATCAACATCCCAGACAGTGATATTTGTTATGAGGGCCTGACTTCTAAGGATCTTATGGATCTAGATTTTGTCGCTGCCCATGCTGACATGGTCGGGATTTCGTTTGTGCGGGATGTTAACGATATTATCTTGTTGCGCCAAGAACTTTCAAAGAGACAAATTTCAAACTTGGGGATTGTCTTGAAGATTGAGACAAAATCTGGATTCAAAAAACTACCGCTTTTAATATTGGAAGCAATGAAATCTCCAAACCCATTGGGCGTGATGATTGCCAGAGGCGATCTCGCGGTGGAATGTGGGTGGGAAAATCTTGCTGACATACAGGAAGAAATTATATCTATTTGCAGTGCTGCCCATGTACCAGTAATTTTGGCAACGCAGGTTTTGGAGTCGCTTGTTAAGTCGGGGGTTCCGGCTAGAGCGGAAATTATAGATGCAGACAAGGGAAGGAG GACTAGTTGCGTAATGTTGAACAAAGGGAAGCATATTCTGAAGGCCGTCTCTACTCTGGATACTATTTTAAACAGCCAATGCTCCAAGACACAGCCAGAATTGAAGCCTCTCATGCTCTCCTCTAATGTAAACTAG
- the LOC140973766 gene encoding spermine synthase-like isoform X2, with the protein MEGDELKDLDCQRTMDGWESSNNGSGKAILIPACCLKARASQPELGSKSHSTVVSGWLSETQPSSDKSGKQVYFNNPMWPGEAHSLKVEKILFQEKSKYQEILVFESSAYGRVLVLDGILQLTEKDECAYQEMIAHLPLCSIESPKNVLVVGGGDGGVLREICRHSSVELIDICEIDQMVIDVSKKFFPELAIGFEDPRVCLHVGDAIEFLKQAPEGKYDAVIVDSSDPVGPAQELVEKPFFKNIGRALRPGGVLCNMAESMWLHTHLINDIIYICREIFKGSVHYAWASVPTYPSGVIGFLLCSTEGPPVDFVHPINPIEKLRGALEFRRELKFYNTEIHEAAFALPSFVKREVAALH; encoded by the exons ATGGAGGGCGACGAATTAAAAGATTTGGACTGCCAGAGGACCATGGATGGGTGGGAGAGTAGCAACAATGGCTCGGGCAAGGCCATTCTTATCCCAGCATGTTGCTTAAAAGCTAGAGCATCCCAACCTGAGCTTGGTTCCAAGTCCCATTCGACTGTTGTTTCTGGATGGTTATCTGAAACACAGCCGTCCTCCG ATAAATCTGGGAAGCAAGTGTATTTCAACAATCCAATGTGGCCAG GAGAAGCACATTCCCTGAAGGTGGAGAAGATTTTGTTTCAGGAGAAGTCAAAATACCAGGAGATTCTGGTTTTCGAG TCCTCAGCATATGGGAGAGTACTTGTGCTGGACGGCATTCTTCAGCTGACAGAGAAAGATGAATGTGCTTACCAGGAGATGATAGCCCATCTCCCCCTTTGCTCTATTGAATCCCCCAAAAAT GTTCTGGTAGTTGGTGGTGGTGATGGTGGAGTTCTTAGGGAAATTTGCCGTCACAGCTCCGTGGAGTTGATCGATATTTGTGAGATAGATCAGATGGTCATAGAT GTAAGCAAGAAATTCTTTCCGGAGTTGGCTATCGGTTTTGAGGACCCTCGTGTATGCCTTCATGTTGGTGATG CTATTGAATTTTTAAAGCAAGCACCTGAAGGGAAATATGATGCAGTTATTGTCGATTCATCCGACCCTGTGG GTCCGGCTCAGGAGCTGGTGGAGAAACCATTTTTTAAGAACATTGGTCGAGCATTAAGGCCTGGCGGTGTACTCTGTAACATGGCGGAGAGTATGTGGCTCCATACGCATCTAATCaatgatattatttatatttgtcgCGAAATATTCAAGGGTTCTGTTCACTATGCGTGGGCTAGTGTTCCTACATATCCAAG TGGAGTTATAGGGTTTCTTTTATGCTCTACGGAAGGGCCACCTGTTGATTTTGTTCACCCTATTAACCCTATCGAGAAGCTGCGGGGTGCTCTCGAGTTTAGGAGAGAACTCAAGTTTTACAACACAGAG ATTCATGAAGCTGCCTTTGCCTTGCCCTCTTTCGTGAAGCGGGAGGTGGCAGCTCTTCATTGA
- the LOC140973768 gene encoding cyclic nucleotide-gated ion channel 1-like, translated as MNNHPEKFVRFRDWRSEKIFIGHSPSEDGVPEGRPRVAVSSVSDKFQRGLESGSDRIKRFKGSLRSFSLRKFLADDEGSQKKILDPQGSFLQKWNKIFVLSCVLAISLDPLFFYSPIVDDEKKCLDLDPTLELTASILRSFTDVFYLIHILFQFHTGFIAPSSRVFGRGVLVEDSWEIAKRYLSSYFIIDILAVLPLPQVVIWIVIPKLSGAKSFNTKNLLKYVVFLQYIPRILRVYPLYKEVTRTSGILTETAWAGAAFNLFLYMLASHVLGAFWYLFSIERETSCWRKACGNQTACRHAAFHCAANHTEFSTMLNNSCPIQNPNPTAFDFGIFLNALQSGVVESKDFPRKFFYCFWWGLQNLSSLGQNLKTSTFVWEICFAVSISISGLVLFSFLIGNMQTYLQSTTLRLEEMRVKRRDAEQWMSHRLLPDSLRERIRRYEQYRWQETRGVEEEILVHNLPKDLRRDIKRHLCLDLLKRVPMFEKMDDQLLDALCDRLKPVLYTEDSYIVREGDPVDEMLFIMRGKLLTVTTNGGRTGFFNSDYLKAGDFCGEELLTWALDPNSSSNLPISTRTVQALSEVEAFALKADDLKFVASQFRRLHSKQLRHTFRFYSQQWRTWAACFVQAAWRRYSRKKLEEALQEEENRWQDALAKGGGNSLSLGATIYASRFAANALRALRNGTRKTRMTERISPMLLQKPAEPDFTAEDK; from the exons ATGAATAATCACCCAGAAAAATTTGTGAG GTTTCGAGATTGGAGATCCGAGAAGATCTTCATTGGGCATTCTCCATCTGAAGATGGAGTACCAGAGGGTAGACCTAGAGTAGCAGTGTCATCAGTTTCAGACAAATTCCAGAGGGGTTTAGAATCTGGTTCTGATAGAATCAAAAGGTTCAAAGGTTCCCTAAGATCCTTCTCACTGAGAAAGTTTCTGGCAGATGACGAGGGATCTCAGAAGAAAATTCTTGATCCACAAGGATCATTCCTTCAGAAATGGAATAAGATATTTGTATTATCATGTGTGCTTGCCATCTCGTTGGATCCCTTGTTTTTCTATAGTCCCATTGTTGATGACGAAAAGAAGTGCCTTGATTTGGACCCAACATTGGAGCTCACAGCAAGTATTCTACGGTCCTTTACAGATGTGTTTTACCTCATCCATATTCTATTTCAATTTCACACTGGTTTCATTGCTCCATCTTCTCGTGTATTTGGAAGAGGTGTTCTAGTTGAAGATTCTTGGGAGATAGCAAAAAGATATCTGTCATCATACTTCATAATTGACATCCTTGCAGTTCTTCCGCTTCCTCAG GTTGTGATCTGGATTGTCATTCCCAAACTGAGTGGTGCGAAATCTTTCAACACAAAGAATTTGTTAAAATATGTGGTGTTCTTACAATATATACCTAGGATTCTCCGTGTCTATCCTTTGTATAAAGAAGTCACTAGAACTTCGGGTATACTCACTGAAACAGCATGGGCTGGGGCTGCCTTCAATCTTTTTCTTTACATGCTTGCCAGTcat GTTCTTGGAGCCTTTTGGTATTTGTTCTCGATAGAACGTGAAACAAGTTGCTGGCGAAAAGCCTGTGGTAATCAGACTGCTTGTCGACATGCTGCATTCCATTGTGCGGCGAACCACACAGAATTCAGCACCATGTTGAACAACTCCTGCCCTATTCAGAATCCCAATCCGACTGCTTTTGACTTTGGAATATTTCTCAATGCCCTTCAATCTGGTGTTGTTGAATCAAAAGATTTTCCTCGGAAATTCTTCTACTGTTTCTGGTGGGGGTTGCAAAATTTAAG TTCCCTTGGCCAAAACCTTAAAACAAGCACCTTTGTTTGGGAAATTTGCTTTGCAGTTTCTATTTCTATATCTGGCTTGGTGCTGTTCTCGTTTCTGATTGGAAATATGCAG ACGTATCTGCAGTCCACGACTTTAAGATTAGAGGAGATGAGGGTTAAAAGACGAGATGCAGAGCAGTGGATGTCTCATCGGTTGCTCCCTGATAGTTTGAGGGAGAGAATCAGGAGGTACGAGCAATACAGATGGCAGGAAACTAGAGGTGTTGAAGAAGAAATTCTGGTTCATAATCTTCCCAAGGATCTAAGAAGAGATATCAAACGGCACCTCTGTTTGGATTTATTGAAAAGA GTGCCGATGTTTGAGAAAATGGATGATCAACTCCTCGATGCATTGTGTGACCGTCTCAAACCAGTGCTTTACACTGAGGACAGCTACATAGTACGAGAAGGGGATCCAGTGGATGAAATGCTGTTTATAATGCGTGGAAAATTGTTGACTGTAACGACAAATGGAGGAAGGACCGGGTTTTTTAACTCAGATTACCTAAAAGCAGGTGATTTTTGTGGGGAAGAGCTCCTTACTTGGGCACTGGATCCTAACTCATCATCTAACCTCCCTATCTCGACTAGAACTGTCCAAGCTCTATCAGAAGTTGAAGCATTTGCGTTGAAGGCCGATGATTTGAAGTTTGTAGCGTCTCAATTCCGACGACTACACAGTAAACAGCTACGCCATACTTTTAGGTTTTACTCACAGCAGTGGAGGACTTGGGCAGCTTGCTTTGTACAAGCAGCATGGCGGCGCTATAGTAGGAAGAAGCTAGAAGAGGCTCtacaagaagaagaaaatcgaTGGCAGGATGCATTGGCGAAAGGCGGGGGTAATTCACTGAGTTTAGGGGCGACCATCTATGCCTCGAGATTTGCTGCAAATGCTCTTCGAGCATTGCGAAACGGTACTAGAAAGACAAGAATGACGGAAAGGATATCACCTATGCTACTTCAGAAGCCTGCCGAGCCAGATTTTACAGCTGAAGACAAATGA
- the LOC140973766 gene encoding spermine synthase-like isoform X1 has product MEGDELKDLDCQRTMDGWESSNNGSGKAILIPACCLKARASQPELGSKSHSTVVSGWLSETQPSSDKSGKQVYFNNPMWPGEAHSLKVEKILFQEKSKYQEILVFESSAYGRVLVLDGILQLTEKDECAYQEMIAHLPLCSIESPKNVLVVGGGDGGVLREICRHSSVELIDICEIDQMVIDVSKKFFPELAIGFEDPRVCLHVGDGTSIEFLKQAPEGKYDAVIVDSSDPVGPAQELVEKPFFKNIGRALRPGGVLCNMAESMWLHTHLINDIIYICREIFKGSVHYAWASVPTYPSGVIGFLLCSTEGPPVDFVHPINPIEKLRGALEFRRELKFYNTEIHEAAFALPSFVKREVAALH; this is encoded by the exons ATGGAGGGCGACGAATTAAAAGATTTGGACTGCCAGAGGACCATGGATGGGTGGGAGAGTAGCAACAATGGCTCGGGCAAGGCCATTCTTATCCCAGCATGTTGCTTAAAAGCTAGAGCATCCCAACCTGAGCTTGGTTCCAAGTCCCATTCGACTGTTGTTTCTGGATGGTTATCTGAAACACAGCCGTCCTCCG ATAAATCTGGGAAGCAAGTGTATTTCAACAATCCAATGTGGCCAG GAGAAGCACATTCCCTGAAGGTGGAGAAGATTTTGTTTCAGGAGAAGTCAAAATACCAGGAGATTCTGGTTTTCGAG TCCTCAGCATATGGGAGAGTACTTGTGCTGGACGGCATTCTTCAGCTGACAGAGAAAGATGAATGTGCTTACCAGGAGATGATAGCCCATCTCCCCCTTTGCTCTATTGAATCCCCCAAAAAT GTTCTGGTAGTTGGTGGTGGTGATGGTGGAGTTCTTAGGGAAATTTGCCGTCACAGCTCCGTGGAGTTGATCGATATTTGTGAGATAGATCAGATGGTCATAGAT GTAAGCAAGAAATTCTTTCCGGAGTTGGCTATCGGTTTTGAGGACCCTCGTGTATGCCTTCATGTTGGTGATGGTACAT CTATTGAATTTTTAAAGCAAGCACCTGAAGGGAAATATGATGCAGTTATTGTCGATTCATCCGACCCTGTGG GTCCGGCTCAGGAGCTGGTGGAGAAACCATTTTTTAAGAACATTGGTCGAGCATTAAGGCCTGGCGGTGTACTCTGTAACATGGCGGAGAGTATGTGGCTCCATACGCATCTAATCaatgatattatttatatttgtcgCGAAATATTCAAGGGTTCTGTTCACTATGCGTGGGCTAGTGTTCCTACATATCCAAG TGGAGTTATAGGGTTTCTTTTATGCTCTACGGAAGGGCCACCTGTTGATTTTGTTCACCCTATTAACCCTATCGAGAAGCTGCGGGGTGCTCTCGAGTTTAGGAGAGAACTCAAGTTTTACAACACAGAG ATTCATGAAGCTGCCTTTGCCTTGCCCTCTTTCGTGAAGCGGGAGGTGGCAGCTCTTCATTGA
- the LOC140973769 gene encoding uncharacterized protein, which translates to MECNKDEALRAKSIAESKLEKKDFGGARKFSLKAQTLYAGLDGISQLLKTLDVYVSAENKINGEVDWYGVLGVSPSADDETIRKQYRKFALMLHPDKNKSSGAEGAFKLVSEAWTLLSDKAKRLAYNQRRGSKGFPLKVPMHNGGPSAAPRANGYYKFASSTSSAPVTQNNNVKVPPKPTPPTAPTPSHQRTDTFWTICDLCKMHYEYVRIYLNNTLLCPNCKKAFTAIETASPFNCSEPTNQFPRQRHPSHGNHVPSRNVYDPVKNCAAAQKSIPGQSGPNSFRYVNHHQDSLSGTATVGKTDPWIAAKAANVVQLAQDKLKRAQTESHISSGWEANIEKRKLDEDVKRSGTNNNSAQGHGGFETSSSNAGSSVYGFSGTYQMPNITRELTGLETRNMLMVKARQEIQKKQNEWRLEMISKPMTKEKDKTKASKKEISRERQVNRASGNATKEDPVAASINVPDPDFYDFDLDRTESSFGDNEVWAAYDNDDGMPRFYALINKVISRKPFKLRISWLNSKTNSEFGSLNWIGSGFYKTCGEFRVGKYETCKFINSFSHKVSSSKGLRGGILILPRKGDVWALYKNWSSDWNEQTPDEVIHKYDMVMVLDDYSEDMGVAVAPLVKVVGFKTVFCPNLDPEMIHRIPKEEMFRFSHQVPNHLLSGLEAQDAPKDCLELDPAATPLELLQVITETNDAPMKLDKES; encoded by the coding sequence ATGGAGTGCAATAAAGACGAAGCCCTGAGGGCCAAATCAATTGCTGAGAGCAAGTTAGAGAAAAAAGATTTTGGAGGTGCGAGAAAATTTTCCTTGAAAGCTCAAACTCTGTATGCAGGGTTGGATGGCATATCACAATTGTTGAAAACACTGGATGTATATGTATCTGCGGAAAATAAGATAAATGGAGAAGTAGATTGGTACGGAGTACTTGGTGTAAGCCCCTCAGCTGATGATGAAACAATAAGAAAACAGTACAGGAAGTTTGCCCTCATGCTGCACCctgataaaaataaatcttCTGGTGCTGAAGGTGCATTTAAACTAGTTTCTGAAGCATGGACTTTGTTATCAGATAAGGCAAAAAGGTTGGCTTATAATCAAAGGAGAGGCTCCAAGGGGTTTCCCCTGAAGGTTCCTATGCATAATGGTGGTCCATCAGCAGCACCCAGGGCGAATGGATATTACAAATTTGCAAGCAGCACATCATCAGCTCCGGTGACCCAAAATAATAATGTGAAGGTTCCCCCTAAACCTACTCCTCCTACTGCTCCTACTCCATCCCATCAAAGAACTGATACATTTTGGACGATCTGTGATTTGTGCAAGATGCATTATGAGTATGTAAGGATATATCTTAACAATACTCTTCTTTGTCCCAATTGTAAGAAGGCCTTTACGGCTATAGAGACTGCTTCACCATTTAATTGTTCTGAACCAACCAATCAGTTTCCTCGGCAGCGGCACCCAAGTCATGGTAATCATGTACCCAGTCGAAATGTTTATGATCCTGTAAAAAATTGTGCAGCTGCTCAAAAGTCAATACCAGGCCAGTCAGGTCCAAATTCTTTTAGGTACGTTAACCACCATCAGGACTCACTCTCTGGAACAGCTACTGTAGGTAAAACAGATCCTTGGATTGCAGCAAAAGCTGCCAATGTTGTTCAACTGGCACAGGATAAGTTGAAGAGAGCACAAACTGAATCACATATCTCCTCTGGGTGGGAGGCAAATATTGAAAAGAGAAAATTAGATGAAGATGTCAAGAGATCTGGAACGAACAATAATTCAGCCCAGGGACATGGTGGATTTGAAACTTCCAGTTCGAATGCTGGATCAAGTGTTTATGGTTTTTCTGGAACATATCAGATGCCAAACATCACTAGAGAGTTGACTGGCCTGGAAACCCGAAACATGTTGATGGTCAAGGCCCGGCAGGAGATTCAGAAGAAGCAAAACGAATGGCGGTTGGAGATGATATCCAAGCCCATGACTAAAGAGAAAGACAAGACGAAAGCAAGCAAGAAAGAGATAAGTCGAGAACGTCAGGTTAACCGTGCTTCTGGTAATGCCACAAAAGAGGATCCTGTTGCGGCATCCATAAATGTACCAGATCccgatttttatgattttgatcTGGATAGAACAGAAAGTTCTTTTGGAGATAATGAGGTTTGGGCTGCCTATGACAATGACGATGGCATGCCACGTTTCTATGCTCTAATCAACAAGGTCATCTCTAGAAAGCCATTTAAGTTGAGGATAAGCTGGCTTAACTCAAAAACCAACAGTGAATTTGGTAGTTTAAATTGGATAGGCTCAGGTTTCTATAAAACATGTGGAGAGTTTAGGGTTGGCAAATATGAAACTTGTAAATTCATCAATTCCTTTTCTCATAAGGTTAGCTCTTCAAAAGGGCTGCGCGGAGGCATTTTAATACTCCCCAGAAAAGGTGATGTTTGGGCACTCTACAAAAACTGGTCATCTGATTGGAACGAGCAGACACCTGATGAAGTTATACACAAGTATGATATGGTGATGGTATTAGACGACTATAGCGAGGATATGGGTGTCGCTGTTGCTCCTCTTGTGAAGGTGGTCGGGTTCAAAACAGTATTTTGTCCAAATTTGGACCCTGAAATGATCCACAGAATACCCAAGGAAGAGATGTTCCGATTTTCTCATCAGGTCCCAAACCATTTGCTTTCTGGTCTTGAAGCTCAAGACGCCCCCAAAGATTGCCTGGAGCTGGATCCAGCAGCTACTCCGTTGGAACTTCTTCAGGTGATAACTGAAACCAATGATGCGCCAATGAAGCTGGATAAAGAAAGTTGA